From the Marinobacter sp. es.048 genome, the window ACCAGATCCTTCAGTCCCTGATCTCCGAAAACCTTGTATCAGACCCCAGTGGCGCCCGCGGCCGCCTGCTCACTGAAGCCGCCCGGCTGTTCCGGGAAAAAGGCTATGAGCGCACCACGGTTCGTGATCTTGCGGCCGCCGTGGGTATTCAGTCCGGTAGCCTGTTCCACCACTTCCGGACCAAGGAAGAGATTCTGAAAGCGGTCATGGTCGAGACCATCCGGTTGAATACCGCGCTCATGCAGGCGGCTCTGGAGGCTGCCGATACCAACAGGCAGAAACTGCGTGGCCTGGTCCGTGCCGAGCTCGAGTCGATCAATGGCCAGACCGGTGAGGCTATGGCGGTCCTGGTATTCGAGTGGCGGAGTCTGTCGGCCGCTTCCCAGGTTGAAGTGCTGGAACTTCGGGATATCTACGAGAAGCTGTGGCTGGATGTGCTGGAATCGTTGAAGCGCGAGGGCGCCCTGGAGGCGGATCCCTTTGTTGTTCGACGGATGTTGACCGGCGCTCTCAGCTGGACAGTAACCTGGTACAAACCGGAGCGGGGAGGCCTGACACTGGATGGCCTGACCGATCAGGTAATGGCGATGATGGCTTTGTAAGCGGATTGGCATTTTCAAACGTCATTGTTTTATATCAACAATATCCAGATTAACTCCTTTCCTTCCGGGCCATTGGCCCGATCGGCATAACAAAAACGGCATTCGAGCCATTTTTGTAGGACAGTTTTCACTGCATTCTTGCACCCGTTGACAAAAACCGAGTTCAGATCGGGCAAACAAAAACAACGTGATGCAGGGTGAAATATGATCTCCTCTCTGGCAAGGCTCGGACCGCAGGTCTTTGCGGCTCGCCTCAAGGCTCTTTCACTGGCAGCAGTTGCCATTCTCGCAGGTTGCTCAGCCAATCCCATCTATACCACCACCGGCGTTGTACTCTCCAATTATTCGGAGGGCGAAGCCACACCCTACGTATTGCAGATGTCCGACGCCCAGATGGCCTGTGCATTGGGTGAGGGCGTTGACCCGCTGCTCTATTCCTTCTCACGGGTGACCGATGCCCCTGACAGTACCGGCTCCTTACTGATGCTCCTGGCAGGCAATTGCGCCGAGTACGAGGCCTGGGAGGCCGAGCTCGCCTACCTCAGAGCGGACTACGAGGGTGATGTGGAAGCGGCCAAAGATGCCAGGGAAATGGCCAAGCGATTGAACGCGCTGACCGCAAAGCGCCGCTATGCGTCATTTCAGAGAGCGATGGCTGCCTACGAGTTCGATCCCGGCGCTGAACCCCTTGAATGCCCCTTCCTGTTCACCGAGCAGGATGAAATTACCTTTCTGCTTGGCCTGCTGACCGGCATGCAGGCTATCGTCAACGATGCCAATTCCGGCGCCATGGCTGGAGTGCCCAGAAATATTGCCCCTCAGGCCGAGCGTGCCGCTACCTGTCTGGACAATGAAAAGTGGGGCGGTATGCCCAATGCCATCCGGGCGCTGGTCTGGCTGCTGCTGCCGGAAACACGCCCGGAGCTTGCGCCGGATCCGTGGCATGTGCTCGAACACAGCAGGGAGTTGGCCGTTGAAAAAGGCATTCGGGTTCCTCATGCCCTCCAGGCTGTCGCCGCCGAAACCTTTGGCCGACCGGAAAAGCTTGAGGAAGCCATCGCAAGTTTCGCCGAGGCCGACGCAACGATTGAGGTCTGGGACGAGTACCGTCTGGTGGATGAAGTCGCGGCGGGTGTGGTGCGCTTCTCTTCTGACAAGCACTGGACTGCCAATTACGGCCATCGGACCCCGCAATCCTTCTTCGGCAGGATGAGCCCGGATCGGCAAACCGAAAACGTCGAAACCATGAATCTGGACGACCTGTTGTAAGGCAGGTTGCCGACATCCTCTGAAAACTGACAAACACAAGAATGACCCGGAGGTCGATATGATCCGCAAATCCCTAGCTGCCATGGCCCTTGTGGCCGCCGCTCCGCTGGCATCGGCGCAGTCTGTTTCCATGTGCGTGTTCGATGTCATCGGCGCAAATGGGGACTTCTACAACTTCGTCAAAGACTATGCGCTTGAGATGAAGGGCCACGGCGTGGATTTCGAGCTTAAACCCTACACCGATGAGGGTGTGGCGATCGGTGATTTTAACGCCGGACAATGCGATGCCGTTGCCGCCACGGACATTCGCATTCGTCCGTTCAACAGGTTCACGGGCAGCATCAGCGCTGTGGGAGCGCTGCCCACCTACGACAACTTGAAAACCTTGTTGGCCACGCTGGCACAACCGAAAGCCGCGCCATTGATGAAGGATAACGGGTACGAAGTGCTCGGGATCATACCAGTGGGTGCCGGTTACCTGTTTGTAAATGACCGCAGTATTGATACCGCCGGCGAGCTGGCGGGCAAGCGGATGGCGACCCTCGACTATCAGAAAGACGCGATCCACATGGTGAACTTCGTCAAGGCCACGGTGGTGCCGTCCGACATCACCAATTTCGCGGGCAAGTTTAACAACGGTTCGGTGGATACTGCCTATGCGCCAGCCTTCGCTTATGAAGCTCTGGAGCTTTACAAGGGTATCGGCGAGAGCGGTGGTGTGGTGGACTATCCTCTGGCACAGCTAACACTTCAGATTGTTGCCCGTGATGACGTGCTGGATGACAACACTGGCCAGAAAGCCCGGGAAGTTGCCTGGAATATGTTCCCGCAGGCCATGGGGCTGATTGAAGGCCAGGAGGCGGCAATTCCCGAAGAAAAATGGGTGCGCATACCGGAAAAAGACATCCGGGGCTATCAGGAAATGTTCCGTGAGAACCGGATCGAAATGCGCGACGGCATTAATGGCGCTCCGGACGTGTATCACCCGAAGATGATGGGGCTGCTCAGCAAGATCCGCTGCGCAAGTAACCCCGCTGCGGCCGAGTGCACTGCGGCCAACCGCGAATAACAGGGCGGAACCATCATGAACTGGCGAGCAATCACCGCCCCGGCCGCACGAACACTCTACCCCGTACATCGGGTGTATGGGGCCGTTCTGCTGCTCCTGCTGCTATTTACCCTGCTGCTGGGAATGGGCAACTCGCTCCATTCCCGGTTGCTCTGGGTCGGCGAACAGACCTGGCCGAACTATTATTTGCTGAATCCCGATGCGACAGAGCCGTCCTGTCAGTTGGAAATGGATGTTGATGCTGAGGTGGCTCGCCGGGTGGCCAATTACAAGCCCGACCCCGATGATCTGTTCAGCTCATCGCCTAATCCTGATGCCATCCGCAAATCGCTGCAGAGCAATCTGGAACTCTGCCAGCAGCAATACGATATCTATGAACAGAACCTGGCCCACGCTACGCCAGCCCTGGGGGCGTTCAAGACGGTAGAGCAGGGTCTCGCGAATTTTCTGCTCGAGAACATTGAGCTTACCAAGTACCTGTTCATCGCGATGTTCGCGATGGCTGCGGCAATCGCTGCGCTGGACACGGACCACATAGCGTTGCGCCTGCCCCGCAATCGTGCCGAATGGCGGCTGAGCCAGGGTATGCAGTTCGTGGTTAACGGTCTGATGATGCTGTCGCTGAACGCTTACCTGGGCAAGTTGGCCAACTCGCCGGGTTCGGACGGTACGATGAGCCTTCAATATGCCTGGGGCGGGGTCTTTGGCCTCTTCATGGTGATCAATGCACTGCGCTTCCTGAACGTTCCGGAACGCATCCGCCCCGGTGGTCTCTCCGCCTCGTCCGGTCTGGTGATTCCTCTATACTGTGCCATGGGCCTGATCGCCATGAGTTATTTCTTCCTGGTAGACGGGTACGCCTCGGGCCTTGCCATCTACTTCGGAATGATGTCCAACCTGTCGTCCATGTTCATCAATATCGGCCTTTACGTGCTGGTGGGCATGATGCTGAAGCAGACCCGGATTCCCGAACTCCTGCTCAATCTCATCAAGCCTTTCAATCTGCCAGCGCCGATGTTGGCTTCGGTGATCATCTTCGCAACGGCGTTTCCGACAGCGTTTACCGGTGCATCGGGTATTTTCATCCTGGCTGTGGGTGGTGTTGTCTATGACGAGCTGCGCCGGGCCGGGGCAGGGCGGCAGCTATCCCTGGCAACGACCGCAATGTCGGGAAGCCTCGGCGTGGTCCTCAACCCATGCCTGCTGATTGTTGTCGTCGCGGCTCTCAATAAGGAAGTGACGACCACTGAGATGTACAGCTGGGGCTTCTGGGTCTTCATCATGTCGGCAACGCTGTTTTCACTGATTGTCTGCAAGACCCAGGGAAACTGGAAACCTCGTCCGGCGCCCGGCGCTTTCCGTGCGGCTCTCTCGGAAAGCCGGGCCCTGCTGCCTTATGTGGCCGTGGCAGCTCAGGTTATCCTGTCGATCTGGGTTTTTCTCGGCTTGAAGTTCAACGAGTACAGCGCTCCTTTGATCCTGCCGCTGGTTATGCTCGCGCTTGTGTTGCTGGATTCTGGCCGGAGTAGTGGTGAGCAGGGCCAGACCCGTTCGCAGGTGTTCTGGGTTCGCAGCTCGGCCGCTGCCAGCGATTCGGCAGTGCACATTGGCGCGCTGCTGGCGTTGATCG encodes:
- a CDS encoding TetR/AcrR family transcriptional regulator, translated to MSQNQILQSLISENLVSDPSGARGRLLTEAARLFREKGYERTTVRDLAAAVGIQSGSLFHHFRTKEEILKAVMVETIRLNTALMQAALEAADTNRQKLRGLVRAELESINGQTGEAMAVLVFEWRSLSAASQVEVLELRDIYEKLWLDVLESLKREGALEADPFVVRRMLTGALSWTVTWYKPERGGLTLDGLTDQVMAMMAL
- a CDS encoding putative solute-binding protein; this translates as MIRKSLAAMALVAAAPLASAQSVSMCVFDVIGANGDFYNFVKDYALEMKGHGVDFELKPYTDEGVAIGDFNAGQCDAVAATDIRIRPFNRFTGSISAVGALPTYDNLKTLLATLAQPKAAPLMKDNGYEVLGIIPVGAGYLFVNDRSIDTAGELAGKRMATLDYQKDAIHMVNFVKATVVPSDITNFAGKFNNGSVDTAYAPAFAYEALELYKGIGESGGVVDYPLAQLTLQIVARDDVLDDNTGQKAREVAWNMFPQAMGLIEGQEAAIPEEKWVRIPEKDIRGYQEMFRENRIEMRDGINGAPDVYHPKMMGLLSKIRCASNPAAAECTAANRE
- a CDS encoding TRAP transporter large permease subunit, with amino-acid sequence MNWRAITAPAARTLYPVHRVYGAVLLLLLLFTLLLGMGNSLHSRLLWVGEQTWPNYYLLNPDATEPSCQLEMDVDAEVARRVANYKPDPDDLFSSSPNPDAIRKSLQSNLELCQQQYDIYEQNLAHATPALGAFKTVEQGLANFLLENIELTKYLFIAMFAMAAAIAALDTDHIALRLPRNRAEWRLSQGMQFVVNGLMMLSLNAYLGKLANSPGSDGTMSLQYAWGGVFGLFMVINALRFLNVPERIRPGGLSASSGLVIPLYCAMGLIAMSYFFLVDGYASGLAIYFGMMSNLSSMFINIGLYVLVGMMLKQTRIPELLLNLIKPFNLPAPMLASVIIFATAFPTAFTGASGIFILAVGGVVYDELRRAGAGRQLSLATTAMSGSLGVVLNPCLLIVVVAALNKEVTTTEMYSWGFWVFIMSATLFSLIVCKTQGNWKPRPAPGAFRAALSESRALLPYVAVAAQVILSIWVFLGLKFNEYSAPLILPLVMLALVLLDSGRSSGEQGQTRSQVFWVRSSAAASDSAVHIGALLALIGFSICLGGILERSDIVHALFPEDLTSPWIAMLVIVVMLTVIGMVMDPFGAVILVSATVAQPAIQLGIDPLHFWIVCLVAFELGYLSPPVALNHLLTRQVVGETEVLAAERTGSFWHRYERLLLPLAVMGPTLLFVAFVPMLFYSL